One Glycine soja cultivar W05 chromosome 2, ASM419377v2, whole genome shotgun sequence genomic region harbors:
- the LOC114399933 gene encoding nodulin-16-like isoform X2: MGSKMAIVIVALFAVLLFISQEVACRDFKEGEVVKETNEESDARLAGSGGGDLDYCPGYDTIRKWIGRCRCGCCQWTTEPEVCIDCCTVMHHN; encoded by the exons ATGGGTTCGAAGATGGCAATAGTGATCGTAGCCTTGTTCGCCGTGCTCCTTTTCATCTCCCAAGAGGTGGCATGCAGGGATTTCAAAGAGG GTGAGGTTGTCAAAGAGACTAATGAGGAGAGTGATGCCAGATTAGCCGGTAGTGGTGGTGGTGACCTTGATTATTGTCCGGGTTACGACACCATTAGAAAGTGGATAGGACGTTGCCGTTGTGGCTGTTGTCAGTGGACCACAGAGCCGGAAGTTTGCATAGATTGCTGTACAGTAATGCACCACAATTGA
- the LOC114399933 gene encoding nodulin-16-like isoform X1, with amino-acid sequence MGSKMAIVIVALFAVLLFISQEVACRDFKEELGEVVKETNEESDARLAGSGGGDLDYCPGYDTIRKWIGRCRCGCCQWTTEPEVCIDCCTVMHHN; translated from the exons ATGGGTTCGAAGATGGCAATAGTGATCGTAGCCTTGTTCGCCGTGCTCCTTTTCATCTCCCAAGAGGTGGCATGCAGGGATTTCAAAGAGG AGCTAGGTGAGGTTGTCAAAGAGACTAATGAGGAGAGTGATGCCAGATTAGCCGGTAGTGGTGGTGGTGACCTTGATTATTGTCCGGGTTACGACACCATTAGAAAGTGGATAGGACGTTGCCGTTGTGGCTGTTGTCAGTGGACCACAGAGCCGGAAGTTTGCATAGATTGCTGTACAGTAATGCACCACAATTGA
- the LOC114376903 gene encoding glycine-rich protein 3-like — protein sequence MAARTFEKGEVVKETNEVGNNAQLVGGVNIPGIIGNIPGIVGSIPGTIGSIPGGVGGIPPRYGGFLGGGYAGQGGYGGGPYCPYSCCVWALGGVCSSCCTI from the exons ATGGCAGCTAGGACTTTCGAAAAGG GTGAGGTTGTTAAAGAGACAAATGAAGTGGGTAATAATGCCCAATTAGTTGGTGGTGTTAACATTCCAGGCATTATTGGTAACATCCCAGGCATTGTTGGTAGTATTCCAGGCACTATTGGTAGCATCCCTGGAGGTGTTGGTGGCATCCCTCCTAGATATGGTGGCTTCTTGGGTGGTGGCTATGCAGGCCAAGGAGGATATGGAGGAGGACCATATTGCCCTTATAGCTGTTGTGTTTGGGCACTTGGGGGAGTTTGCTCCAGTTGCTGCACAATCTAA
- the LOC114399927 gene encoding nodulin-16-like: MGSKTKIARVILGMLAVILLISSEVAARDLKEGEVVKETNEENDAKLVGGGDDIYENINCERYKFVDLNPTIGCPCGCCKLYIVLQLVCVHCCPKTRN; encoded by the exons ATGGGTTCAAAGACGAAGATAGCAAGGGTTATCCTAGGAATGTTGGCCGTGATCCTTCTTATCTCCTCAGAGGTGGCAGCCAGGGATTTAAAAGAGG GTGAGGTTGTCAAAGAGACTAATGAAGAGAATGATGCCAAATTAGTTGGTGGTGGGGATGACATCTATGAAAATATCAATTGTGAGCGTTACAAATTTGTGGATTTAAACCCGACCATTGGTTGCCCCTGTGGCTGTTGTAAGTTGTATATAGTACTGCAGTTAGTTTGCGTACATTGCTGCCCAAAAACTCGGAATTGA